From a region of the Candidatus Cloacimonas sp. genome:
- a CDS encoding MotA/TolQ/ExbB proton channel family protein, which produces MKVKNIVLVIISLIMCVGLFAQTAAETAAPAAPKSQGYSITQVFIDSGQWAYAILLVFVIGVVYAIVRWNQLYRKEKIDAGGFYLKLRNYIKNDQLEEATKIAESYKGTTMGFIFWSALMVFKDARKSGQSGADLRASVQNSLEEAVLQTVYKLDSGLFWFDTLAQVATYLGLLGTIWGLLEAFAGLAGLTGAAQQVALTDGIKKAIGTTALGLLAAIPLTIIKGWLLSRANSIISNIDEFSVKLINTINNAIKD; this is translated from the coding sequence ATGAAAGTAAAAAATATCGTCCTGGTGATCATCTCACTGATTATGTGTGTTGGTCTATTTGCTCAAACCGCAGCAGAAACCGCAGCTCCTGCTGCACCAAAATCGCAGGGTTATAGTATCACCCAAGTTTTTATTGATAGCGGGCAATGGGCTTATGCTATCCTTCTTGTTTTTGTTATTGGTGTTGTATATGCAATTGTTCGCTGGAATCAGCTTTATCGTAAAGAGAAAATAGATGCCGGCGGTTTCTATTTGAAATTACGCAATTACATTAAAAATGACCAACTGGAAGAAGCAACAAAAATAGCTGAAAGTTATAAGGGAACTACTATGGGCTTTATTTTCTGGAGCGCGTTAATGGTTTTTAAAGATGCCAGGAAAAGCGGACAGTCAGGAGCCGATCTTAGAGCTTCAGTTCAAAACTCTCTGGAAGAGGCAGTTCTCCAAACAGTGTATAAACTGGATAGCGGCTTATTCTGGTTTGATACTTTAGCTCAGGTAGCTACCTATCTTGGACTTTTAGGAACAATTTGGGGTTTGTTGGAAGCGTTTGCCGGATTGGCAGGTTTAACAGGTGCCGCACAGCAAGTTGCTCTTACGGATGGTATTAAAAAAGCAATCGGAACAACCGCTCTGGGTTTGCTGGCTGCTATCCCGTTAACCATAATTAAGGGCTGGCTGCTATCCAGAGCAAACAGTATTATAAGCAATATAGACGAGTTCAGTGTTAAATTGATCAATACCATAAACAACGCCATCAAGGATTAA
- a CDS encoding biopolymer transporter ExbD: MGQYRPSAMRQQKSQTVPQEPNLVPIMNLFLTIIPMLLMMVAISQIALLALNFSQGDSGISSGQGGGGGKGGPATEKVEVHIFGVEYAQKNNTSLGMEIREPGEKPKNIPAINEYYDYVSLDTSLKEIRNRRGTLSDITVLAYPDVLYGDLMKTIDICKNNGFTQVHYTAPKVQYY; this comes from the coding sequence ATGGGACAATACAGACCATCCGCAATGCGCCAACAAAAGTCGCAAACCGTGCCCCAGGAACCAAACCTGGTGCCGATTATGAATCTGTTTTTAACCATCATTCCGATGTTATTGATGATGGTGGCTATTTCACAGATCGCACTTTTGGCGCTGAATTTCTCGCAAGGGGATAGCGGTATTAGTTCTGGTCAAGGAGGTGGCGGAGGTAAAGGCGGACCTGCAACCGAAAAAGTTGAAGTCCATATCTTCGGGGTAGAATATGCTCAAAAGAATAATACTTCATTAGGTATGGAAATCCGCGAGCCGGGTGAAAAACCCAAGAATATCCCTGCTATTAATGAATATTATGATTATGTATCCCTGGACACCTCTCTGAAGGAAATTAGAAACCGCAGAGGAACTCTTAGTGATATCACTGTCCTTGCTTATCCTGATGTTCTCTACGGAGACCTGATGAAAACAATTGATATCTGCAAGAATAATGGCTTTACTCAGGTTCATTATACTGCACCAAAAGTTCAGTATTATTAA